From the Sphingomonas sp. OV641 genome, the window GGGCCGACCAATTTTATGGCTCTGGGAACGACACTTTACGGCCTGTTGCTGCTCGCCAAGCTAGCCCTGTTCGCCGGGATGCTGGGGCTCGCTTCGCTCAATCGGTTTCGCCTCACGCCGGCCTTTGAGCGCTCGATTGCCATGAACGACCATGGCGGGGCGCTTACGGCGCTGCGGGTCAGCCTTGCGGTCGAGACAGCCTGCGTGATCGGCATCCTGGCGCTCGTGGCATGGCTAGGCACCCTCGCGCCACCCGCGTCGGGCATGTAAGCGCTATGGACCAACCGTCCACGCAAGCGCCGCTCAGGCCTT encodes:
- a CDS encoding CopD family protein, giving the protein GPTNFMALGTTLYGLLLLAKLALFAGMLGLASLNRFRLTPAFERSIAMNDHGGALTALRVSLAVETACVIGILALVAWLGTLAPPASGM